A region of the Planctomycetota bacterium genome:
CGATGCTGGACAGACACTGCGGACAGGCGATATGCCTGCAGAGGTGATGGTAGTCCAGGATGCCCCGTCCGCTTTGGAAGTATTCGGCCGGTATCAGCTGGAACGCGAATTAGGCCGGGGCGGGATGGGGGTGGTGCATCTGGCCGCTGACCCGGTTCTGGAGCGCAAGGTGGCGCTCAAGGTA
Encoded here:
- a CDS encoding protein kinase, whose amino-acid sequence is MVVQDAPSALEVFGRYQLERELGRGGMGVVHLAADPVLERKVALKVMTLEGIEATARFMREVRASAKLKHPNIVQIYEVGAQGKSH